In Erythrobacter sp. KY5, the DNA window TGCCGAGCGCCATCTTGGCAGTGTTAAGCAGGCCAAGATCGCCGCTCCAGATCTCAGCATCGCCGAGGTCCATGCGCAGGAAAACGATGTTTGGATCGTCCTTGCCACCTTCGTACCAGGCTTCAACGAAGTTGTTCCAGAACTGGTCGAAGCGCTCTTGGCTTGTCTCGCGGGTGAGCGTGCCGTTGAAGCGGGCGTACATGTCGTGACCCTTGCCCTGAAAGGTCGCGGTCGCCGCACCGAGCTTGTTGAAGTCGCTATGCGCGTGAGTGAAGAACCAGATCGCGCTGTTGGCGTCCTTGTCGAGCTGCGGGCTCATGGGGACTGCGGTTGCGGGTTGTCCGTCCAGTTGGAGGAACAGGAATGGCGAATCTGCCAGCGCTTTCCAGAACTGGGTTTTGAGTTCGTCGGCTTTGCCTTCGTTGTAACGCATTGATGTATCTCCTTGTCTATCCACTCAATGCGCGGGGAGGGGGCAGCGTTCCATTTCAGGTGTCTGTTGCGGTCATGCGGGCCGAAAAATCGTTGCACTGATAAGTAAATGAGAACATATTAAGAACAAATGAGGCTCGGCCGAGTCTCTCATGATATTCCTATGACCAGTCC includes these proteins:
- a CDS encoding pyridoxamine 5'-phosphate oxidase family protein; protein product: MRYNEGKADELKTQFWKALADSPFLFLQLDGQPATAVPMSPQLDKDANSAIWFFTHAHSDFNKLGAATATFQGKGHDMYARFNGTLTRETSQERFDQFWNNFVEAWYEGGKDDPNIVFLRMDLGDAEIWSGDLGLLNTAKMALGMNVHDEAEKEHVENVAL